In Euphorbia lathyris chromosome 9, ddEupLath1.1, whole genome shotgun sequence, the following are encoded in one genomic region:
- the LOC136206026 gene encoding E3 ubiquitin-protein ligase ATL6-like: MDKHKIVSISMFLLLGSPFAAVAQTSPADQTDPYGYARVTPSMAIIIVVLIAALFFMGFFSIYIRHCSTTGNGASVNPTTAARSRRGTVARGLDAAVIDTFPTLVYSEVKGLKIGKGALECAVCLCEFEDDETLRLIPKCDHVFHPECIDAWLVSHTTCPVCRANLTPQPDDPIVQPAQPTMESDIEAQNGGVEDLSQPEVEVNVENAAAEPEVVSVDKILNRNRTRGSRSGRPRKFPRSHSTGHSLVQPGESTDRFTLRLPVAVRKQIMNRELQRTMSMVVFTRDQSSRKGNKTGNDGGSSRGKKKIDRDQLGTKSDRWGLNMSTPFFARASSFLTRASSSIRSPRVAASAGEGTSSRPVGQDVDPSRPPV, encoded by the coding sequence ATGGATAAACATAAGATCGTCTCTATATCCATGTTTCTCCTCCTCGGATCTCCCTTCGCCGCCGTAGCTCAAACGTCTCCGGCCGACCAAACAGATCCTTACGGCTACGCTCGTGTTACTCCTTCCATGGCGATCATCATCGTCGTGTTAATCGCCGCGCTTTTTTTCATGGGATTCTTTTCAATTTACATACGTCACTGCTCAACTACCGGAAACGGAGCCAGCGTGAATCCGACAACCGCAGCGCGTTCTCGACGTGGTACGGTGGCGCGTGGTCTTGATGCTGCCGTGATTGATACTTTTCCGACTCTGGTTTACTCCGAGGTGAAAGGGCttaagataggaaaaggcgcgtTGGAATGCGCTGTTTGTTTATGCGAATTTGAAGATGATGAAACGCTGCGTTTAATACCTAAATGTGATCACGTGTTTCATCCTGAGTGTATTGATGCTTGGTTAGTTTCTCACACCACGTGTCCGGTTTGCCGGGCTAATTTAACGCCTCAACCCGATGACCCGATTGTTCAACCCGCTCAGCCAACCATGGAGTCGGACATCGAAGCTCAAAACGGCGGCGTAGAGGACTTATCACAGCCGGAAGTGGAGGTGAACGTGGAAAATGCAGCGGCGGAGCCTGAGGTTGTAAGTGTGGATAAAATTCTGAACAGGAACCGTACACGTGGATCGAGATCTGGTAGGCCACGTAAGTTTCCGAGATCACACTCGACGGGTCATTCTTTGGTTCAACCGGGTGAGAGTACTGACCGGTTCACTTTGAGATTACCGGTTGCGGTTCGGAAGCAGATAATGAACCGGGAACTGCAACGGACGATGAGCATGGTGGTTTTCACTAGGGATCAGAGTTCAAGGAAAGGGAATAAAACCGGAAACGATGGTGGAAGTAGCCGGGGGAAGAAAAAGATTGACCGAGATCAATTAGGAACCAAATCGGACCGGTGGGGTTTAAATATGTCAACGCCGTTTTTTGCAAGAGCGTCGTCGTTTTTGACTAGAGCGTCGTCCTCTATTAGGTCGCCTAGAGTGGCTGCCAGCGCCGGAGAAGGAACTTCGTCTCGGCCGGTTGGACAAGATGTTGACCCGAGCCGTCCTCcggtttaa